In Felis catus isolate Fca126 chromosome A2, F.catus_Fca126_mat1.0, whole genome shotgun sequence, the following proteins share a genomic window:
- the LOC101090754 gene encoding 10 kDa heat shock protein, mitochondrial-like, giving the protein MARHAFRKFLPLFGRVLVERNAVETVTKGGITLPEKSQGKALQTIVVTVGWSSKGKRGEIQSVSMKTGDRVLLPEYRGTKVVLDDMDSFVETVTFLGSM; this is encoded by the coding sequence ATGGCAAGACATGCATTTAGAAAGTTTCTTCCCCTCTTTGGCCGAGTTTTAGTTGAAAGGAATGCAGTTGAAACTGTAACCAAAGGTGGCATTACACTTCCAGAAAAATCTCAAGGAAAAGCATTGCAAACAATAGTTGTAACTGTTGGATGGAGCTCTAAAGGAAAGCGGGGAGAGATTCAATCAGTTAGCATGAAAACTGGAGATCGAGTTCTTCTCCCAGAATACAGAGGCACCAAAGTAGTTCTAGATGACATGGATTCTTTTGTAGAGACTGTGACATTCTTGGGAAGTATGTAG